The nucleotide sequence CATTGATGATGAAGGTGAAATCGTCCGTTGGTATATTTAGGGTAGGATCATGGTGGATGCCATCTGTTTCCAGGAGAACAAACCTAACTATCCCTGTCCGCGAGTTCAAAAAGTGCGACCTAAGTACTCGTTTTGAGGCAGGGCGCCATGATCAAGCTTGAAAACCTTGATCCAGATCAGCTGACGGAGAATAAGTCCCTCATCTGCGCTCCAACTGTCTTAGATTTTTACTTAAAGACCAAGATATTCCGTTCATTCCCCTTCCCAAGGTGATGGAAATCTACTAATATGCCGCAGTGGATCTCGCCGTCACTAATATTAGCAGTGTTGAGTGGAGCGAAGCTTACATTGATAACGTGAAGATCCCCGAGGCGCAAAAGCTGCCGATTCGGGCTCTGACGGAGACATATCAGAAACGGGCGCCTGAGGACGGCTTTAAGGATTTCGTACAAGGGGAAGGCCGCGGAATCAACTTCCTACTTCAGTTTGTAGTCTTAACCCTCTTGGAAGAGCTATTTCTAATAAGTAACAATGGTGGACCTCCAGGTGTTGCGAAGACACTGACCGCAGAGGTGTTGGCAGAGTCCTCTCGAATTCCATTCTATATTGTAAGTATCTCCGTATATTCTGATTTCTCGCTGACTCTGATAGGTCCCTGCTGGGTAGATAGGGGTAGAGCCCACCAAGGTGGAACCAATCCTGAGAAAAGTCTTCAAGATCGCAAGCCGCTAGAGAGTACTACTACTCCTCGATGAAGCGGATGTATTCTTGAGTCAACGTTCGGATAATCCTCAGATTAACGCCCTGGTCTCTGTGTTGATGCGCGAGCTGGAACAATACGATGGTATTCTGTTTCTCACCATAAACCGATTGCAGGTATTCGACGAAGCGGTATTGAGTAGGGTGAACCTTGCCTTAAACTACGAAATATTGGAAGGAGGCACCATCCCCCTATCACCGACCAGCTTTACGTCAGATGTAGATAAGAAACCTTGTCTTCGTCGCTTAGTCCGTGACCGAGCACGAGGGAACGGTGGTCAACGAGGGCCACCTGAAGACGTCTATTACTGGGAAGAGGGAATTCCTTAACCGATTTTTAGGGCGTAGGCGCTATCGAAAATCGAAATTTTTATTTGTGAATGGGTACGCTGGGGagagggtttgggagaggggcTAGGGCACCAGATTGTGGACTACATTCTTATAAAAGAATGAACGTTTAATATTGTGTGACGGACTAACGTGGTGGTGACTTGCAAGGCCCCTAGCACCGCTTGAACAGATGTAAGAGCCTTGCCCGGTGCCGCCGTTCTTGCGACCTGGGCTGTCTTCACGGCGGCGACTGCATGGGCGTCAGGTGCAACACGGGTGATGACTGCGAAGATGTGTGGAGACTGCTACGGTGACGAGAGAGGGTGGCAAGTGTAGGCTCGCGAATCTAAAGCGTCTGGGGAAGCCTGTGACACTAGAACTTCTCCAGCAAGCCGCAGTACCAGTGTCTCTAGTGTCTCCGGGATCAAGAATACTTCTAGAAAGAATTGCGGCAGCAGACCCAGCAGAACCTCTTGAGGGTCCTGGGGCAGCAATGTTTGTGGAGATGTTGCAGCATGAAAAGGCAGTAAAGTCTCTGGAGAAACTAGCCCCAAAAGACTCTGAGCCGGATCTGCTTTTCTGATCTCGCATAATAGCCGCTCTCTCTAATCTCTACGGCTTAAATCAAACGAGATATTACTTTTAGACGGGCAAGATTTGGGTCTATAACATTACCAGACCGTGATGCCTGTCGCCCATGGGGCGAGAATCTCCGTGGTCCTTTCCTTTGCCTTATATCTCTGGGAGCGACAAGGCCACAGCTTGCTCCGTAAAGTCAATATGCTGTGGAGCCTAGAACGGGACTATTAAGAGCAATGGGTAAGCGAAGAACTGAAGATACTCAAAGCTCTAGACACCCTTCACGTGAGTTGCCCCACCTATTCTCCGTGATTTATGTGCTAACGTATGAAGACGCTCTTTGTTGTGTAGCGGATTTACCCCtctaaaaaaaagaaagagccTTCTACTCAAGACGACGAATATTAGCGTTGTTTCTACCAAGTCGATCGCAACCATTATATACACTCTTTGATTGATGCCTCTGTGGGAAAGAGTATAGTTGTAGGGCAAGTAATCATTCCCCTCCAGCAAATTTAGCTAACAAGGATAATAGTGTGTGGTGATCCAACTTCTCTCTTAGCTTTTGTAGAGCTACGATTGCCCGCTTAAGTGCGACTCGACCAGTTGATTTCACCGAGGTGCAATACAGACCAAGTAGGCCAGTAGTTAGGGTCGCTGATGTAGCCCACGTGTTGGAAAAACGAACAGGTAAGCGCGGCAGCTCACCACGTCCTAGGATGGATAAGGGGAAAGATCAGTGGGAGGATATAACACTTAACTCTCCAGCCTCCACGCTTGTAGAGGAAACACATGATGCCctgcaaaagaaaaaggagtaGTGAAATAAATATCCAGGTATCCAGTTCCCCTGTTCAGACCGTTATATTATTGTACATCTATAGTAGTTCACTATGCATACCAATTCTATAACTGCCAAGATCTATGCCCAATGCCTCAGCATTTTCTAAGACCTTACAGTATCTAGTCCGGATCGTGATATCCTCCAAAGATATGTTCCGCTTCCCATTTCAGAAAATCCCCCAGGTTATGCCCTAGATTAAAACCCATCGATACGACATACTCATTTCGGTCAACATCATAAGTTACTACTAAATCAAGTATCGGACTTCGTGGCAGGCGCTTGGATACTGCTCATACTGGCACGTTTATGTGAGGCATCAAACCCTCTGGCATCTGCCCGTCGCTAAGTTCGTTGTATTGCTCGTCAACTTATATTCACTATGCTGCTATATAGAGTGCTGGAAACACTTGATACTCTCTTGCCCAGCGCTGATGCTGTCCGGAATGCTAGGTAGAGCGCCGAATCTTATTAAACTGGGGCTAGGTGTTGGTCTCGTCTCGCACTCTGCCGTCGGCTTCGGAACAGCGGCTCTCGAGGGCTTGCTTTCGGGGTCTTCGGGATTTGCTAGTAGAATCTCTGGCTTCTGTGCGGCGGCCGAGATTAACGCTCCTGGCCCGTCGAAGCCAAACTCCGCAAACCAGTCCACAATATGATCCTGGTCGTTGAATTCAGCGTTGGATGGTTTTGAGTAGTCGGTAGACTCGCCAAAGAAGTCGCCAACGCCGCAGATAATGGCCATCTGGAAAGCAGTCTGGTCCAGCGTGTTGTCGAAAGCGGCAGTAGATTTACCGGCTAGCAGATCGGCTCTGTTCAGGCGTATAGGGCCGTGACGAAGCGTGGGTATAGTAGGTGTGAAAGGTGCCGCAGGTAGAAAGATGTAGTCGCTGTCGGTCGCTTGTCCAGGTGAAAGAATGGGTTCAACAGTGACATCTGGGATAGTCGTCAAGATAGCCCATTTTCTGTCACGAGTGTAGTTTTCCtaggtggtgatggcctgGACACTTGTGGTAAGTTCTTTGCTATCGCTATGGCTTTTCTCCGCAATGTACTCTGGAACTGGGAGTCCGTGTTGGGGTCGATTTTAGGTGCTGTCGTTTGTATGACTCGGGAATTTCTCTTCGGCTCGGAAGGGACGAATGGTCGGCATCGCAGCCTGTGGCAGAAGTCGCCTGTCTCAGTGGCCCAAGGACTCTGTCGGCGATGGCCGTCGTGTTGTTGCTCCCCACCCCGGGCGCCTCGCGGCCGAGTTGTGAGACGTAGAGCACCGGAACAACGTAGTCAGCAAGCTGGACTCGCTGCATATACTAGGCCCTCCTGGAGCGGTCGCGAAGTAGCTCACGGCGGGCTATCCGGGTTGCGCGTGGTAAAAGGCGCCCATGAAGATctcaaccgcctcctcaTTCACCTTGTACGCCATGGCGAGCAACGATCCTTCGGCTAAAGGGGCAGGGACTTTCTTGGATCGAGATCGGCGAGCAGTTCCCAGGGCACAGTGCCGGGGTTATCCGGTTGTGATATTATACTAAGCTaaaaagggaggaggagtggtaGGTCGAGGCGATTTGCCGGCATAGAATGCGGGATGACGGCGACCTGGAACTGCTGGTAAGATGGACGGGTGGAGAGGAGACATGGGAGCCCTACGAGAACATGGAAGAGACGCAGGCGCTTGACGAGTATGAGCATCTTCATGCGCAGGAGACGTGCCCAGGGGTTGGATATGCAGCAAAGACACCGCTGCCCAAACAGGCAAGGTTGCTCTCCATTCCATTTTGAGTGGGCGATGGCGATCTCGTTGACGCCGCAACCGGTACTGCAAAGGGGGCCTCGATCCACTAGTCGGCAAAGGATTGCCTGGAGAAGCAAGGTCGCGCTGGCTTGGTGCATCCTTGCTCTCCAGAGTAAAGAGTGGGGTGAAAAAGGCATGGTTGCTCTTTGGCTGGTCGCTCCACTCGATCAGAAAACATCAAGCCCAGCGCGGCCTTGAACGCACAAAATGCACACGTTCCCCCACTCGTGAGAACTCAGACTTGACAGCTTGGAGCCAAAGTGGGAGGGGTTCATGATGGCGCAGGCGTGTGGCTGACCATCTCGAGAGAGGCAGCCGAGCAGGCGTGGCGAATGAGGTGCCTCAGGGTAGGCGTGGGGTGGCCCCTCGAGCCTCTTGACATTAATCGGTGATGAGTTTAAAAGTCCTTAACAAGCCTCAATgacaccaacacccactGCCAAACGACTGGTTCACAAACTGGCTGTGCCAAATTACCACTTGACTTCAAATTGTCGCCAGTCTTGGACGCTAACAAAGACCCCTTTCCAGATTTGGACAAGCTggtccctcttcctcgcccctACCAATACATTCACTTCATCCCAGAACCACTCTTAGAAGCGGTAGCTCGACATATTGCCTTGTGCTCTTTGTAATGAGCGACCTGGCACGTACGCCCGCAATACGCAACGGCTTTGCACCTCCCGCACAACATGTACTGCGCAGGAACCTTTCCGCAATTCGCACAGCGCGCCAGTGCCGACAGCGAGCCCCTCACATTGCCACTTCCGCTCTCCACCGCCGATAGCAAATCCTCCGCTCTCTTTCTCGCCAATTTTAACACCCTCTGTTCGCCCAAGCTAACGTGCGCCGCAGCCCATGCGTTCCCTCCCGGAGAATAGACACCCTCTACGAGTTGTTCTTCTAGCTTTTCCAGCTGCGTTCCGAAACTGTCTAGAAGATGAGAGAACGATTCTATCAAAAACCGCAGGACTTCCACCTCGTTCGAATCGCTGATTTTCCCATCTGTAGCATTGATTTGCCGAAACGCTATGGCAGCGAGATCCGATTCGTCCGATCGCTGAATACGGAGGTATCGAAGGACATTTTTCGGTAGCGGATCGGGGAGAGTGAGGGGAATGGTACAGGTTGAATCGAGTCCAGCCGATACCCAGAGCTTATGCTTTTGCTCGAAAAATGGCGCATTAGGGTGCGTTGCAAGAACGAGATCATAGCTGTCGTCAGGATTACCGGGCACGACAAAGCCATAGAGACGTAAAAGGCGACTATTCGGAATGGGTCCGTAAGAGATAAAAGCCTGGAAAATCGTCCCGACGTAAATAAATTGGTAACCACCATCAGAGAACAAGACGAACATACCTGATCCCCGGCTTCGTAATCTTTCCCTGCAAGGACAGAGAGATTTCCAGACGAGACATCGTAGACATGACACGG is from Podospora pseudopauciseta strain CBS 411.78 chromosome 5 map unlocalized CBS411.78m_5.2, whole genome shotgun sequence and encodes:
- the HET-Va gene encoding Lysine or histidine methyltransferase (COG:S; EggNog:ENOG503NXEB), which gives rise to MSTMSRLEISLSLQGKITKPGISRLLRLYGFVVPGNPDDSYDLVLATHPNAPFFEQKHKLWVSAGLDSTCTIPLTLPDPLPKNVLRYLRIQRSDESDLAAIAFRQINATDGKISDSNEVEVLRFLIESFSHLLDSFGTQLEKLEEQLVEGVYSPGGNAWAAAHVSLGEQRVLKLARKRAEDLLSAVESGSGNVRGSLSALARCANCGKVPAQYMLCGRCKAVAYCGRTCQVAHYKEHKAICRATASKSGSGMK